The following are encoded together in the Serratia sp. UGAL515B_01 genome:
- the raiA gene encoding ribosome-associated translation inhibitor RaiA, whose amino-acid sequence MTINITSKQMDITPAIRSHVEDRLTKLDKWQAQLINPHIVLSKEPKGFSADATITTPNGPLIANAKHEDLYAAVNELIAKLERQLNKVQHKSEARRAYASVKDMAPEVIPEEE is encoded by the coding sequence ATGACAATCAACATTACCAGCAAACAAATGGATATTACCCCCGCAATCCGTAGCCACGTCGAAGACCGTCTCACCAAACTGGATAAATGGCAGGCACAACTGATTAACCCACACATTGTTTTATCTAAAGAGCCTAAAGGGTTTTCTGCAGACGCAACCATTACCACACCTAACGGCCCACTGATCGCTAACGCAAAACATGAAGACCTGTACGCTGCTGTTAATGAATTAATCGCCAAGCTTGAACGGCAGTTGAACAAAGTACAGCATAAAAGTGAAGCACGCCGCGCATATGCCAGTGTGAAAGACATGGCTCCAGAAGTGATACCCGAAGAGGAATAA
- the pheL gene encoding pheA operon leader peptide PheL has product MSHKPFFFAFFFTFP; this is encoded by the coding sequence ATGAGCCACAAACCGTTCTTCTTCGCATTCTTTTTTACCTTCCCCTGA
- the pheA gene encoding bifunctional chorismate mutase/prephenate dehydratase, whose protein sequence is MTDNPLLVLRERISTLDMKLLALLAERRELAVEVGKTKLHSHRPIRDKERERDLLNALITAAKPYDLDGFYITRLFQLIIEDSVLTQQALLQHQLNSISQHSARIAFLGPKGSYSHLAARQYAARHFDQLIECGCQKFQDIFTQVETGQADYAILPIENTSSGSINDVYDLLQHTSLSIVGELTLPIDHCVLVTGATDLSQIDVVYSHPQPFQQCSQFINRYPHWKIEYCESTAAAMEKVAELKSPKAAALGSEAGGALYNLQVLEHNLANQQQNITRFIILARKAIDVSEQVPAKTTLIMATGQQSGALVEALLVLRDNGIIMTKLESRPINGNPWEEMFYIDVQANLRSDAMTKALKGLAPITRSLKVLGCYPSENVVPVDPS, encoded by the coding sequence ATGACTGATAACCCGTTACTCGTGCTACGCGAACGCATCAGCACACTAGATATGAAATTGTTGGCCCTACTGGCTGAACGCCGTGAACTAGCGGTGGAAGTGGGTAAAACCAAACTCCATTCACACCGTCCGATCCGCGATAAAGAGCGTGAGCGTGATCTACTGAACGCACTGATCACCGCAGCAAAACCTTATGATCTCGATGGATTTTACATCACTCGCCTATTCCAACTGATTATAGAAGATTCCGTTCTCACCCAGCAGGCCCTGCTACAGCATCAACTTAATAGCATTAGCCAACATTCTGCTCGCATCGCTTTCCTTGGGCCAAAAGGTTCTTACTCTCATCTAGCAGCACGCCAATACGCCGCTCGTCACTTCGATCAGTTAATCGAATGTGGTTGCCAGAAATTCCAGGACATCTTCACTCAAGTTGAAACGGGTCAGGCGGATTACGCTATTTTACCTATCGAAAACACAAGCTCAGGCTCAATTAATGATGTGTATGACCTGTTACAACATACCAGTCTTTCGATCGTAGGTGAGCTTACTCTGCCAATCGATCACTGTGTGTTGGTAACAGGTGCAACAGATCTGAGCCAGATCGACGTTGTCTACAGTCATCCGCAACCTTTCCAGCAATGCAGTCAATTCATTAATCGTTACCCACATTGGAAAATTGAGTATTGCGAAAGTACCGCAGCCGCAATGGAGAAAGTCGCCGAATTAAAATCGCCAAAAGCGGCAGCATTAGGCAGCGAGGCCGGTGGCGCGTTATACAACCTACAGGTTTTGGAACACAATCTGGCTAATCAGCAGCAGAACATTACCCGCTTCATCATACTGGCACGCAAAGCCATTGACGTTTCCGAACAGGTTCCAGCCAAAACCACATTGATTATGGCAACTGGTCAGCAATCAGGTGCCCTGGTTGAAGCATTATTAGTGCTGCGTGACAATGGCATTATCATGACCAAACTGGAGTCACGCCCGATCAATGGCAACCCGTGGGAGGAGATGTTTTACATCGATGTCCAAGCTAACCTGCGTTCTGATGCGATGACGAAGGCGCTTAAAGGTTTAGCTCCCATCACCCGTTCACTGAAAGTTTTGGGATGTTATCCAAGCGAAAACGTTGTACCCGTTGATCCGTCTTAG
- the tyrA gene encoding bifunctional chorismate mutase/prephenate dehydrogenase codes for MVAELTALRDQIDEVDKALLALLAKRLALVAEVGEVKSHYGLPVYVPEREAAMLASRRKEAEGLGVSPDLIEDVLRRVMRESYTSENDKGFKTLCPQLRPVVIIGGKGQMGRLFNRLLTLSGYQVKVLDQEDWPQADELLADAGMVIVSVPIHVTEQVINQLPTLPEDCILVDLASVKNRPLQAMLARHGGPVLGLHPMFGPDVGSVAKQVVVYCDGRQPEAYRWLLEQLQVWGARLHRISAVEHDQNMAFIQALRHFATFAYGLHLAEENVQLEQLLTLSSPIYRLELAMVGRLFAQDPQLYADIIMSSDENIRLIKRYYQRFGEAIKLLEQGDKQAFIQSFQKVEHWFGDYAQRFLVESRSLLLQANDSRQ; via the coding sequence ATGGTGGCTGAACTGACCGCACTACGCGATCAAATTGATGAAGTAGATAAAGCTCTATTAGCATTATTGGCAAAGCGCTTGGCATTGGTGGCAGAGGTAGGAGAAGTCAAAAGCCACTATGGGTTGCCGGTCTATGTTCCTGAACGAGAGGCTGCAATGCTGGCCTCTCGTCGCAAAGAAGCTGAAGGCCTTGGTGTTTCGCCAGATTTGATCGAAGACGTGCTGCGACGCGTAATGCGCGAGTCATATACCAGCGAGAATGACAAAGGTTTTAAGACGTTGTGTCCGCAACTGCGTCCTGTGGTTATTATTGGTGGTAAAGGGCAGATGGGGCGGCTATTCAATCGGTTGCTGACGCTTTCTGGTTACCAGGTAAAGGTACTTGATCAGGAAGACTGGCCACAGGCTGATGAGTTACTCGCAGATGCTGGTATGGTGATTGTTAGTGTCCCCATACATGTTACAGAACAGGTGATAAACCAACTGCCGACTCTGCCGGAGGACTGCATTTTGGTCGATCTGGCTTCGGTAAAAAATCGTCCATTGCAGGCGATGTTGGCAAGGCATGGTGGCCCGGTACTTGGGTTGCACCCTATGTTTGGTCCTGATGTTGGTAGCGTTGCCAAACAGGTCGTCGTGTATTGTGATGGTCGCCAGCCTGAAGCCTATCGGTGGTTACTAGAACAATTGCAAGTGTGGGGCGCGCGGTTGCATCGCATCAGCGCTGTTGAACACGATCAGAATATGGCCTTTATTCAAGCGTTACGTCACTTTGCCACTTTTGCCTATGGTTTGCATCTGGCGGAAGAAAATGTGCAGTTGGAACAATTGCTGACACTGTCTTCACCGATTTACCGGCTGGAACTGGCAATGGTAGGCCGCTTATTTGCTCAGGATCCGCAGTTATACGCGGATATCATTATGTCCTCTGATGAAAATATTCGCCTGATAAAACGTTATTATCAACGTTTTGGTGAGGCGATCAAACTGCTGGAACAGGGCGATAAACAGGCATTTATCCAAAGTTTCCAGAAGGTTGAACACTGGTTCGGTGATTACGCTCAGCGTTTCCTCGTTGAAAGCCGTTCATTGCTGTTGCAAGCGAACGACAGCCGCCAATAA
- a CDS encoding 3-deoxy-7-phosphoheptulonate synthase produces MQKDVLNNVHISAEQVLITPEELKQQFPLSIRDESEIAAARQTIANILKGQDHRLLVVCGPCSIHDPDAALDYARRLKTLSDELSDQLYIVMRVYFEKPRTTVGWKGLINDPYMDGSFDVEAGLHIARRLLLDLVGMGLPLATEALDPNSPQYLGDLFSWSAIGARTTESQTHREMASGLSMPVGFKNGTDGSLGTAINAMRAASMSHRFVGINQSGQVCLLQTQGNPDGHVILRGGKTPNYSVEHVAACEKQMQAAGLHPSLMIDCSHGNSNKDYRRQPAVAESVVEQIKAGNRSITGIMLESHLNEGSQSSEQPRAEMRYGVSVTDACINWESTETLLRQMHQELGAALMARTGE; encoded by the coding sequence ATGCAAAAAGACGTGCTCAACAACGTACATATCAGTGCAGAACAGGTTCTGATCACTCCGGAAGAGCTAAAGCAACAGTTTCCGTTAAGTATTCGCGATGAAAGTGAAATTGCGGCTGCCCGTCAAACAATTGCCAATATTCTCAAAGGGCAAGATCATCGCCTGCTGGTGGTTTGTGGGCCGTGTTCGATTCATGACCCTGATGCTGCGCTAGATTACGCACGTCGTCTGAAGACGTTGTCGGATGAATTGAGTGATCAGCTGTATATCGTTATGCGTGTCTATTTTGAAAAGCCAAGAACGACTGTGGGTTGGAAAGGGCTGATCAACGATCCTTATATGGACGGTTCGTTTGATGTCGAGGCCGGTTTACACATTGCACGCCGCTTACTGTTGGATCTGGTTGGTATGGGATTACCGCTGGCGACTGAAGCATTGGATCCTAACAGCCCTCAATATCTGGGCGATCTGTTCAGTTGGTCTGCGATCGGGGCCCGTACAACAGAATCTCAAACGCACCGCGAAATGGCTTCAGGCCTCTCAATGCCAGTAGGTTTCAAGAATGGTACCGATGGTAGCCTTGGAACTGCGATTAATGCTATGCGTGCCGCGTCAATGTCGCATCGTTTTGTCGGTATTAACCAGTCTGGGCAGGTTTGCCTGTTGCAAACCCAGGGTAATCCAGATGGGCATGTGATCCTCCGCGGAGGAAAGACACCGAACTACAGTGTAGAACACGTTGCGGCGTGTGAAAAACAGATGCAGGCAGCAGGACTTCATCCTTCCTTGATGATAGATTGCAGCCATGGTAACTCTAATAAAGATTATCGTCGTCAGCCTGCTGTTGCTGAATCTGTGGTAGAGCAGATTAAGGCAGGTAACCGTTCGATCACAGGTATCATGCTGGAGAGCCATCTGAATGAGGGTAGCCAGTCTTCTGAGCAGCCCCGTGCAGAGATGCGTTACGGCGTTTCTGTGACGGATGCCTGTATCAACTGGGAAAGCACAGAGACTCTGTTGCGCCAAATGCACCAGGAACTTGGTGCGGCGCTGATGGCACGCACTGGAGAGTAG
- a CDS encoding YiiX/YebB-like N1pC/P60 family cysteine hydrolase, whose protein sequence is MFKQGDLIFTQIGSASNAISAVTEGYRGARVNHVGVIVVNNRGTFVLEAFPPEVRVTSLSVFLRRSEFKFGKPRYILTRLHRQFRSLIPNAIQYGLEQRNRPYDQLYLTETSALYCSELIVDMFRYANGGNEFFVEQPMSFHDPASGKILPVWIEYYAKFGMNVPQGQPGSNPGSISKDERLSIIEIQGPPSGYI, encoded by the coding sequence ATGTTCAAACAAGGAGATTTGATCTTTACACAAATTGGCTCCGCCTCAAACGCAATATCGGCAGTTACAGAAGGGTACCGTGGAGCCCGGGTAAATCATGTCGGGGTGATTGTAGTGAATAACAGAGGGACTTTCGTACTCGAAGCGTTTCCTCCAGAGGTTCGTGTTACCAGCCTATCCGTTTTCCTGCGGCGCTCAGAATTCAAGTTTGGAAAACCCAGATATATCCTGACTCGGCTGCATCGACAATTCCGCTCTCTTATTCCTAACGCTATTCAATATGGCCTTGAGCAGCGAAATAGACCTTACGACCAGCTCTATCTCACCGAAACTTCAGCGTTGTATTGCAGTGAACTTATCGTGGATATGTTCAGGTATGCTAACGGAGGAAATGAATTTTTTGTCGAACAGCCAATGAGTTTTCATGACCCAGCATCTGGAAAAATCCTTCCAGTCTGGATCGAATACTATGCGAAATTTGGTATGAATGTGCCACAGGGGCAACCTGGCTCAAATCCTGGCTCAATCAGTAAAGACGAGCGCCTGAGTATCATCGAAATTCAAGGCCCTCCTAGCGGGTATATCTAG
- the rplS gene encoding 50S ribosomal protein L19 has protein sequence MSNIIKQIEQEQMKQDVPSFRPGDSVEVKVWVVEGSKKRLQAFEGVVIAIRNRGLHSAFTVRKISNGEGVERVFQTHSPVIDSITVKRRGAVRQAKLYYLRERTGKAARIKERLN, from the coding sequence ATGAGCAACATTATTAAGCAAATTGAACAAGAGCAGATGAAGCAAGACGTACCTTCATTCCGTCCGGGTGATTCCGTGGAAGTTAAGGTATGGGTCGTTGAAGGTAGTAAAAAGCGTCTGCAGGCATTCGAGGGCGTGGTTATCGCTATTCGTAACCGCGGTCTGCACTCTGCATTCACTGTTCGTAAGATTTCCAACGGCGAAGGTGTTGAGCGTGTATTCCAGACTCACTCCCCAGTAATCGACAGCATTACTGTTAAGCGTCGTGGTGCCGTTCGTCAAGCCAAACTGTACTACCTGCGTGAGCGTACTGGTAAGGCTGCTCGTATCAAAGAGCGTCTTAACTAA
- the trmD gene encoding tRNA (guanosine(37)-N1)-methyltransferase TrmD yields the protein MFIGIVSLFPEMFRAITDYGVTSRAVKNGLLSVQCWSPRDFTYDRHRTVDDRPYGGGPGMLMMVQPLREAIHAAKAAAGEGAKVIYLSPQGRKLDQAGVCELAANQKMILVCGRYEGIDERVIQTEIDEEWSIGDYVLSGGELPAMTLIDSVARFIPGVLGHQASAEEDSFADGLLDCPHYTRPEVLEGMEVPPVLLSGNHAEIRRWRLKQSLGRTWLRRPELLESLALTDEQAVLLAEFQREHHAKRQDYEGNV from the coding sequence GTGTTCATTGGTATTGTAAGCCTGTTTCCTGAGATGTTCCGTGCGATCACCGACTACGGGGTAACTAGCCGGGCAGTAAAGAATGGCCTGCTGAGCGTGCAGTGTTGGAGTCCACGTGACTTCACCTACGACCGGCATCGTACCGTGGATGACCGCCCTTATGGCGGTGGCCCGGGAATGCTGATGATGGTGCAACCTTTACGGGAAGCTATTCATGCAGCGAAAGCAGCGGCAGGCGAGGGAGCAAAGGTGATTTATCTGTCACCTCAGGGGCGCAAACTGGATCAAGCTGGTGTGTGCGAACTGGCGGCTAATCAGAAGATGATTCTGGTCTGTGGCCGTTACGAAGGGATAGATGAGCGCGTGATCCAAACCGAAATTGATGAAGAATGGTCAATCGGCGATTACGTACTCAGCGGTGGCGAACTGCCGGCAATGACTCTGATCGATTCAGTCGCCCGTTTTATACCGGGTGTTCTGGGCCATCAGGCCTCAGCAGAAGAGGATTCCTTTGCTGATGGGTTGTTGGACTGTCCACACTATACCCGCCCGGAGGTGTTGGAAGGGATGGAGGTTCCGCCAGTTTTGCTGTCGGGCAACCATGCCGAGATACGTCGCTGGCGCTTAAAGCAGTCGCTGGGCCGTACCTGGCTTAGAAGACCTGAACTTCTAGAAAGCCTAGCTCTGACTGACGAGCAAGCGGTGTTGCTGGCTGAGTTCCAACGGGAACATCACGCCAAGCGACAGGACTATGAAGGAAACGTCTGA
- the rimM gene encoding ribosome maturation factor RimM (Essential for efficient processing of 16S rRNA), translated as MSKQLKPVAPITPIVLGKMGSTYGIRGWLRVFSSTENAESIFDYQPWFIQRSGQWQLVELEDWKRHSQDLIIKIKGIDDRDAANLLTNCEIVVNSEQLPPLEGDDYYWKDLMGCQVVTPSGYELGKVIDMMETGSNDVMVVRANLKDAFGMKERLVPFLHGQVIKKVDLAAKIIEADWDPGF; from the coding sequence ATGAGCAAGCAACTCAAACCGGTAGCACCGATCACGCCGATTGTACTCGGTAAAATGGGGTCTACTTACGGCATCCGTGGTTGGCTCAGAGTATTTTCATCCACCGAGAACGCCGAAAGCATATTTGACTATCAGCCTTGGTTTATCCAGCGTTCTGGTCAATGGCAGCTTGTTGAGCTGGAAGACTGGAAGCGCCACAGCCAGGACCTGATCATCAAAATAAAAGGTATTGACGATCGGGATGCGGCGAATTTACTGACGAATTGCGAAATCGTCGTGAATTCCGAGCAGTTGCCTCCTCTGGAAGGCGATGATTATTACTGGAAAGACCTAATGGGCTGCCAGGTAGTCACCCCCTCTGGATACGAGCTGGGTAAAGTCATTGATATGATGGAAACCGGTTCAAACGACGTAATGGTTGTGCGAGCAAACCTGAAAGATGCATTCGGTATGAAGGAGCGGTTAGTTCCGTTTCTTCATGGGCAGGTTATCAAGAAAGTCGATCTCGCTGCCAAAATTATTGAGGCAGATTGGGATCCTGGTTTTTGA
- the rpsP gene encoding 30S ribosomal protein S16, giving the protein MVTIRLARGGAKKRPFYQVVVTDSRNARDGRFIERVGFFNPIASGQAEALRLDLDRIEHWVGLGATVSDRVHALIKDAKKAA; this is encoded by the coding sequence ATGGTAACAATTCGTTTGGCACGTGGCGGCGCTAAAAAGCGTCCGTTTTATCAAGTAGTAGTGACCGACAGTCGTAATGCTCGTGATGGGCGTTTCATCGAGCGTGTAGGCTTTTTCAACCCGATCGCATCTGGTCAGGCTGAAGCTCTGCGTCTGGATCTGGACCGTATTGAGCACTGGGTTGGTCTGGGTGCAACCGTTTCTGATCGCGTTCACGCGCTGATCAAAGACGCTAAGAAAGCAGCTTAA
- the ffh gene encoding signal recognition particle protein: protein MFENLTDRLSRTLRNISGRGRLTEENIKDTLREVRMALLEADVALPVVRDFINRVKESAVGHEVNKSLTPGQEFVKIVKNELIAAMGEINTELNLAAQPPAVVLMAGLQGAGKTTSVAKLGKFLKEKQKKKILVVSADVYRPAAIRQLETLAEGVGIDFFPSDIKEKPIEIVDRALQQAKLKFYDVLIVDTAGRLHVDEAMMDEIKQVHAALKPVETLFVVDAMTGQDAANTAKAFNEALPLTGVVLTKVDGDARGGAALSIRHITGKPIKFLGVGEKTDALEPFHPDRVASRILGMGDVLSLIEDIESKVDRAQAEKLANKLKKGDGFDLTDFLEQLKQMRNMGGMASMLSKLPGAGQLPDNVKSQMDDKVLVRMEAIINSMTLKERAKPEIIKGSRKRRIAMGAGMQVQDVNRLLKQFDEMQRMMKKMKKGGMAKMLRGMKGMMPPGFPGR from the coding sequence ATGTTTGAAAATTTAACCGATCGATTATCGCGCACTCTGCGCAATATCAGCGGCCGTGGCCGGCTGACAGAAGAAAATATTAAAGATACTCTGCGTGAAGTACGAATGGCACTGCTGGAAGCGGATGTTGCGCTACCTGTCGTGCGTGACTTCATCAATCGCGTAAAAGAGAGCGCGGTTGGTCATGAGGTGAATAAAAGCCTGACGCCAGGCCAGGAGTTCGTCAAGATCGTCAAAAACGAACTGATTGCCGCGATGGGTGAAATAAACACTGAGCTGAATCTGGCAGCCCAACCACCTGCAGTCGTGTTGATGGCAGGGTTACAGGGGGCGGGGAAAACCACCAGTGTTGCCAAGCTCGGTAAGTTTTTGAAAGAAAAACAGAAGAAAAAGATTTTGGTGGTATCAGCCGATGTGTATCGCCCTGCAGCGATCCGCCAGTTGGAAACCTTGGCTGAAGGCGTTGGTATTGACTTCTTCCCGTCAGACATCAAAGAAAAACCAATCGAGATTGTTGATCGCGCATTGCAGCAGGCCAAGCTGAAGTTTTATGACGTATTGATCGTCGATACCGCAGGCCGTTTGCATGTCGATGAAGCGATGATGGATGAGATCAAACAGGTACATGCGGCGCTCAAGCCGGTGGAAACGCTGTTTGTCGTAGACGCTATGACCGGTCAGGATGCAGCTAACACCGCTAAAGCCTTCAACGAAGCACTACCGCTGACGGGCGTGGTGTTAACCAAGGTTGATGGTGATGCTCGCGGAGGTGCGGCTTTATCGATTCGTCACATTACTGGTAAGCCAATCAAGTTCCTCGGTGTGGGTGAGAAAACCGATGCACTTGAACCTTTCCATCCCGATCGCGTCGCTTCACGTATTCTAGGCATGGGCGATGTGCTGTCACTGATCGAAGATATCGAAAGCAAGGTTGACCGCGCGCAGGCGGAAAAGTTGGCTAACAAGTTGAAGAAGGGTGATGGTTTCGATCTGACCGATTTCCTTGAACAACTGAAACAGATGCGCAACATGGGTGGCATGGCCAGTATGTTAAGCAAATTGCCTGGCGCGGGCCAACTGCCAGATAACGTGAAATCACAAATGGACGATAAAGTGCTGGTGCGTATGGAGGCGATCATCAATTCGATGACACTGAAAGAACGCGCTAAACCTGAAATAATCAAAGGTTCGCGCAAACGTCGAATTGCCATGGGGGCGGGTATGCAGGTGCAGGACGTCAACCGCTTACTGAAACAGTTCGACGAAATGCAACGCATGATGAAAAAGATGAAAAAAGGCGGGATGGCGAAGATGTTGCGTGGCATGAAAGGTATGATGCCGCCAGGCTTCCCAGGCCGTTAA
- a CDS encoding inner membrane protein YpjD — MPVFSIMALMAYLLSLGLIIPSLLRKNSAYRQLALVSAVVALFCHAIALQQRIFDVSTGQNLSLLNIGSTVSLIICSVMTFVASRDRGWFLLPIVYSFAMINLAFASFLPGEFITHLEASPELMVHIGLALFAYATLIIATLYALQLAWLDYLLKHKKLSFSADMPPLMSIERKMFHITQIGVVLLTLTLCTGLLYMDNLFSKENVHKAVLSITAWFVYIVLLWGHYHEGWRGRRVVWFSFAGSFLLTLAYFGSRLIQEVMVR; from the coding sequence ATGCCAGTTTTTTCTATTATGGCTCTGATGGCCTACCTGCTAAGCCTTGGACTGATCATTCCCAGTTTGTTGCGGAAGAATAGCGCATACCGTCAGTTGGCCCTTGTTTCAGCCGTTGTAGCACTGTTCTGTCATGCTATTGCGCTACAGCAGCGTATTTTTGATGTCAGTACTGGGCAAAATCTGAGTCTACTGAACATTGGCTCTACCGTCAGCCTAATCATCTGTTCGGTGATGACCTTCGTCGCCTCACGCGATCGTGGCTGGTTTCTGCTGCCGATTGTCTACAGTTTTGCGATGATAAACTTGGCATTTGCCAGCTTTCTGCCTGGTGAGTTTATTACCCATCTGGAAGCTAGCCCAGAGTTGATGGTCCATATTGGTCTGGCGCTATTCGCATACGCAACGTTAATTATCGCCACGCTTTATGCTCTGCAACTCGCCTGGCTTGATTACTTGCTCAAGCACAAAAAACTCAGCTTTAGTGCCGATATGCCACCACTAATGAGCATTGAACGTAAAATGTTCCACATCACTCAGATCGGCGTAGTGCTGTTAACGTTAACCTTGTGCACTGGCCTGCTCTATATGGATAACCTGTTCAGCAAAGAGAATGTACATAAAGCCGTGCTTTCTATTACTGCCTGGTTTGTCTACATCGTTTTGCTATGGGGACACTACCATGAAGGTTGGCGTGGTCGGCGCGTTGTCTGGTTCAGCTTCGCTGGCTCTTTTCTTCTCACGCTGGCCTACTTCGGTAGCCGCCTAATCCAAGAAGTCATGGTGCGCTAA
- a CDS encoding HlyC/CorC family transporter → MEHVSTGTLILILVIMIVISAYFSASETGMMALNRYRLRHLSKQGNRGARRVEKLMQKPDRLIGLVLIGNNLVNILASALATIVGIRLYGDIGVAIATGVLTFIVLLFAEILPKTFAALHPERVAFPSSFLLIPLQKIMFPFVWVLNSITALLLRVFGIHTNVRISGALSQDELRTIVNESQSQISRRNQDMLISVLDLEKVTVDDIMVPRNEIVGIDINAEWKSIMRQLTHSPHGRIVLYRDSLDDAIGMLRVREAYRLMTEKKEFNKENLLRAADEIYFVPEGTSLNVQLIKFQRNKEKVGIVVDEYGDIQGLVTVEDILEEIVGDFTTSMSPTLAEEVNPQSDGSVLIDGTANVREVNKAFNWTLPATEARTVNGMILEELEDIPSTGTRVRINHYDIDIIDVQDNMIKQVRVTPIKSLQASLQNR, encoded by the coding sequence TTGGAGCACGTTTCGACAGGGACCCTCATTCTCATTTTGGTCATAATGATTGTGATATCGGCTTATTTTTCAGCTTCCGAAACCGGCATGATGGCGCTCAATCGCTACCGTCTCCGTCATTTGTCAAAACAAGGCAACCGAGGCGCACGCCGTGTGGAGAAGTTGATGCAAAAACCAGATCGGTTAATTGGCCTGGTACTGATCGGCAATAACCTGGTAAATATTTTGGCCTCCGCTCTGGCGACTATCGTTGGGATACGTCTGTATGGCGATATTGGCGTAGCGATTGCTACCGGTGTACTTACCTTTATCGTGCTGTTGTTTGCAGAAATATTACCGAAAACTTTTGCGGCACTCCATCCTGAACGCGTTGCGTTTCCCAGCAGTTTTCTACTGATACCCTTGCAGAAAATAATGTTCCCGTTTGTATGGGTCCTCAATAGCATCACTGCCCTGCTACTACGTGTTTTCGGTATCCATACTAATGTCCGTATCAGCGGCGCATTAAGCCAGGATGAGCTGCGAACCATTGTGAACGAATCCCAATCACAGATCTCACGCCGCAATCAAGACATGTTGATTTCGGTACTTGACCTGGAAAAAGTGACGGTAGACGACATCATGGTGCCGCGCAACGAGATCGTCGGTATTGATATCAACGCTGAGTGGAAGTCGATCATGCGCCAACTTACACATTCTCCACATGGTCGCATCGTGCTTTATCGTGACTCTCTGGATGACGCCATCGGTATGTTGCGAGTACGTGAAGCCTACCGTCTGATGACCGAGAAAAAAGAGTTCAACAAAGAGAATCTGCTGCGTGCTGCTGACGAAATCTACTTTGTACCGGAAGGTACCTCACTCAATGTGCAATTGATAAAATTCCAGCGTAACAAAGAAAAAGTTGGCATCGTAGTGGATGAATACGGAGATATCCAAGGCTTGGTCACGGTAGAAGATATCCTTGAAGAGATCGTGGGTGACTTTACAACCTCAATGTCACCAACGCTGGCAGAAGAGGTCAATCCACAGAGCGACGGTTCGGTATTGATCGACGGCACAGCCAACGTCCGTGAAGTGAATAAAGCATTCAACTGGACATTACCCGCCACTGAAGCTCGAACAGTCAACGGTATGATACTGGAAGAGCTGGAAGATATTCCAAGTACAGGGACGAGAGTGCGCATCAATCACTACGACATCGATATCATCGACGTGCAGGACAATATGATCAAACAGGTACGGGTCACGCCTATAAAGTCATTACAGGCTAGTTTGCAAAACCGTTAA